In Candidatus Defluviibacterium haderslevense, the following are encoded in one genomic region:
- a CDS encoding (d)CMP kinase has product MDSKKHVVIAIDGYSSCGKSTLAKDISKALHILYVDSGAMYRAITLHCLQHHINPEDKDQVIQQLELINIRLSSTLPIQVYLNNIDVSDDIRSLHVARWVSEISAISEVRSKMVDLQRQMANHQSLVMDGRDIGTVVFPNADVKLFITADPYIRAKRRQEELIQKGNIVNLEEIMDNLIHRDHIDSTRADSPLKQASDAILIDNSNLTMSSQLELALRIIKEKLS; this is encoded by the coding sequence TTGGATTCTAAGAAACATGTTGTTATTGCTATAGATGGTTATTCATCTTGTGGTAAAAGCACCTTGGCCAAAGATATTTCAAAAGCCTTACATATACTCTATGTAGATAGCGGTGCTATGTATAGAGCCATTACATTGCATTGCCTACAACATCATATTAATCCCGAGGATAAAGATCAAGTTATCCAACAATTAGAACTTATCAATATCCGATTGTCATCAACCTTACCTATTCAGGTTTATTTAAATAATATAGATGTAAGCGATGACATTCGAAGCTTGCATGTAGCCAGATGGGTAAGTGAAATTTCTGCGATTTCTGAAGTTAGATCTAAAATGGTTGACTTACAGCGGCAAATGGCTAATCACCAATCACTGGTCATGGATGGCCGGGATATAGGTACTGTAGTATTCCCCAATGCAGATGTTAAATTATTTATTACCGCTGATCCATATATTCGTGCTAAACGACGACAAGAAGAATTGATCCAGAAAGGAAACATAGTAAATCTTGAAGAAATCATGGATAACTTAATTCATAGGGATCATATCGATTCGACCAGAGCAGATAGTCCTTTGAAACAAGCCTCTGATGCTATTCTTATCGATAATTCGAATCTGACTATGAGTTCACAACTCGAACTTGCACTTCGTATCATTAAAGAAAAATTATCTTAG
- a CDS encoding T9SS type A sorting domain-containing protein encodes MKYLLFLIYFINISGILGAPNDFTFTCPGDITISCTDNYSDLTQYGKAYTILNGEKKWVHDCKIVYNINDCGVGTITRTWGVEDPEWHWLTCSQVITLSNANAFGYADITWPLDINIESCNPAEDLKKLARPYDKPTWKTNKCSKPIAGYTDVKFTVNEGCMKIIRTWKILDWCVYDPYKYPTRGIFSAVQVIKLITIDTSAKIICKNNLTVNATKECGGAYVQIDTAAFISACNIPYRIYNTSLYSDQKGNDASGFYPNGKTTFYYIAEYGCGTEIKCEVTIQVNNKLQPTPYCLTGVIVELMPIDSDNNGTVDAGMVDVWASDLNKGSFHKCPKQKLRFSFSSDPNDRFRTFTCDDLGLNDIEMWVTDSLGNQDFCKTTITIQNNGAQIPDCKRKDSLITKRYQLSCILTGEWDKKRVTQIKIGATDMVNQWTSESIRSAQDEFAFIDLRNDHQYSLHIETLNSNINGLDAKDINTLEKLIAGTLTITNPYRLLAADVNHDRVVNVEDVLLLKKIVAGQLALGETYHHYYTLPLDYIFKNPLQPWDEVSQLNMTIEPHLDHFMQKNYLLVKTGDVDQFSVIKKKTKTEGISSNLLNSIFNSEATANQLEMNLQYLPESQMIKLEIPYQVNIQNIEIYNLNGQQIYHWAVDEGALNSGAYYKTVQASTSGIYIYRISGDEFVHQGKIFIGN; translated from the coding sequence ATGAAGTATTTGCTATTTCTAATCTATTTTATTAATATTAGTGGAATTCTTGGAGCCCCTAACGATTTTACATTTACCTGTCCCGGAGATATAACTATTAGTTGTACAGACAATTATTCTGATTTGACACAATACGGGAAGGCATACACCATATTAAATGGTGAAAAAAAATGGGTTCACGATTGTAAAATAGTTTACAATATAAATGATTGCGGTGTTGGAACAATTACCCGAACTTGGGGAGTAGAGGACCCGGAATGGCATTGGCTTACCTGCTCCCAGGTTATCACATTATCAAATGCCAATGCATTTGGTTATGCAGATATAACATGGCCTTTGGATATCAATATAGAAAGTTGTAATCCTGCTGAAGACCTCAAAAAATTAGCAAGACCTTACGATAAACCTACCTGGAAGACGAATAAGTGCAGTAAACCTATAGCTGGCTATACAGATGTAAAATTTACTGTTAATGAAGGATGTATGAAAATTATTCGCACTTGGAAAATTCTGGATTGGTGCGTCTACGATCCATATAAATATCCTACCCGCGGAATATTTTCAGCAGTGCAGGTCATCAAATTGATAACTATAGATACATCTGCTAAAATTATTTGTAAAAATAATTTAACAGTAAATGCTACTAAAGAATGCGGTGGGGCCTATGTACAGATAGACACGGCTGCTTTTATTTCTGCTTGTAATATACCATATCGTATTTATAACACCTCTTTATATTCTGATCAAAAAGGGAATGATGCCAGTGGGTTCTATCCTAATGGTAAAACAACATTTTATTATATTGCAGAGTATGGTTGTGGAACAGAAATAAAATGTGAGGTCACCATTCAGGTCAATAATAAATTACAACCAACTCCATATTGTCTTACAGGTGTAATTGTGGAACTAATGCCCATAGATTCAGATAACAACGGCACTGTAGATGCCGGAATGGTGGATGTTTGGGCTTCTGACTTGAATAAAGGTAGTTTTCATAAATGTCCAAAACAAAAATTGCGCTTTTCCTTCTCTTCAGATCCTAATGATCGATTTAGAACCTTCACTTGTGATGATTTAGGATTAAATGACATAGAAATGTGGGTTACGGATTCTTTAGGAAATCAGGATTTTTGTAAAACTACGATTACCATACAAAATAATGGTGCACAGATTCCAGATTGTAAAAGGAAAGATAGTCTCATCACTAAAAGGTATCAATTGTCCTGTATTTTAACGGGAGAATGGGATAAAAAAAGAGTTACGCAAATAAAAATTGGCGCTACAGACATGGTCAATCAATGGACCAGTGAATCTATTAGATCAGCTCAAGATGAATTTGCATTTATCGACTTAAGAAATGATCATCAATATAGCCTTCATATTGAGACTTTAAATTCAAATATCAATGGATTAGATGCAAAAGATATCAATACACTTGAAAAATTAATTGCAGGAACTTTGACTATCACAAACCCATATAGGTTATTGGCTGCAGATGTAAATCACGATCGAGTTGTTAATGTTGAAGATGTCCTTTTACTCAAAAAAATTGTGGCTGGTCAATTAGCACTTGGAGAAACTTATCATCATTATTATACTTTGCCATTGGATTATATCTTTAAAAATCCATTACAACCTTGGGACGAGGTAAGTCAATTGAATATGACGATTGAACCTCATCTGGATCACTTTATGCAAAAAAATTACCTATTGGTTAAAACTGGGGATGTAGATCAATTTTCAGTAATTAAGAAAAAAACTAAAACAGAAGGAATATCATCCAATCTTTTGAATTCGATTTTTAATTCCGAAGCGACAGCGAATCAATTAGAAATGAACTTACAATATCTTCCTGAAAGCCAAATGATAAAACTTGAAATTCCTTACCAAGTAAATATCCAAAACATTGAAATTTATAATTTAAATGGTCAGCAAATTTATCATTGGGCAGTTGATGAAGGTGCGTTAAATTCAGGTGCATACTATAAAACTGTTCAAGCCTCTACTAGTGGAATTTACATTTACAGAATATCAGGAGATGAATTTGTACATCAAGGAAAAATATTTATTGGAAACTAA
- a CDS encoding DUF2795 domain-containing protein translates to MYWTLELAHHLEEAPWPATRDELIDYAIRSGSPIEVIENLQEMEDEEEIYESMEDIWPDFPRKDDFLFNEDEY, encoded by the coding sequence ATGTATTGGACGTTAGAATTAGCACATCATTTGGAGGAAGCACCATGGCCGGCAACTCGCGATGAGTTAATCGATTATGCGATTCGGAGTGGATCACCCATTGAAGTTATTGAAAATCTTCAAGAGATGGAAGATGAAGAAGAAATATATGAATCTATGGAAGATATTTGGCCGGATTTTCCTAGAAAAGATGATTTCTTATTTAATGAAGACGAATATTAA
- the queA gene encoding tRNA preQ1(34) S-adenosylmethionine ribosyltransferase-isomerase QueA, which translates to MRTKLSQFVYNLPKNLIAQYPAPERSESRLMVVNRQTGKIEHRIFKDIIDYVNDGDAMIINNTKVFPARMYGRKEKTGAKIEVFLLRELNKAVGLWDVLVDPARKIRVGNKLYFFDKNNKEVLVAEVVDNTTSRGRTIRFLHDGDEASFQSIIRSLGQTPLPKYITRPTEASDTERYQTVFAKEVGAVAAPTAGLHFSRELYKMLEIKGVNFAEVTMHVGMGTFRSIDVEDLSKHKMEAEYFRIDEKTADLVNKTKDAGKNVIAIGTTTMRTIESSVTASKYLKPTEGWTNLFIYPPYDFSIANMMVTNFHLPKSSLLIMASAYAGYELLMDAYEMAIKEKYRFYSYGDAMLII; encoded by the coding sequence ATGCGCACAAAATTATCACAATTCGTTTATAACTTACCAAAAAACCTAATCGCACAATATCCAGCACCAGAGCGTTCTGAATCCAGGTTGATGGTTGTTAATCGCCAAACCGGAAAAATAGAACACCGAATATTTAAAGATATTATTGATTATGTTAATGATGGTGACGCCATGATTATTAACAATACTAAGGTTTTTCCAGCCCGGATGTACGGTCGAAAGGAAAAAACAGGTGCCAAAATAGAAGTTTTTTTACTCCGTGAATTGAATAAAGCTGTTGGATTATGGGATGTTTTAGTAGATCCAGCTCGTAAAATCAGAGTAGGTAATAAACTTTATTTCTTTGATAAAAACAATAAAGAAGTATTGGTAGCTGAGGTAGTTGATAATACAACCTCCAGAGGTCGAACCATTAGATTCTTACATGATGGCGACGAAGCATCATTCCAAAGCATTATCCGCAGTTTGGGCCAGACCCCACTACCTAAATATATAACACGTCCTACTGAAGCCAGTGATACGGAACGATACCAAACGGTATTCGCCAAAGAAGTTGGCGCTGTTGCTGCTCCTACAGCAGGTCTTCACTTTAGCCGTGAGCTTTACAAGATGCTTGAAATCAAAGGCGTTAATTTTGCAGAAGTGACCATGCACGTTGGTATGGGTACCTTCAGATCCATTGATGTAGAAGACCTCTCCAAACATAAAATGGAAGCTGAATATTTTAGAATAGATGAGAAAACGGCCGATTTGGTTAATAAAACCAAAGATGCTGGTAAAAATGTTATAGCCATAGGTACGACCACTATGCGTACCATTGAATCATCTGTTACTGCCTCTAAATATTTAAAACCAACTGAAGGATGGACTAATTTATTTATTTATCCACCCTATGATTTTTCAATCGCAAATATGATGGTAACTAATTTTCATTTACCTAAATCAAGTTTATTGATTATGGCGTCAGCTTATGCCGGGTATGAATTACTCATGGATGCTTATGAAATGGCCATTAAAGAGAAATACCGTTTCTATAGTTATGGAGACGCCATGTTAATTATTTAA
- a CDS encoding vanadium-dependent haloperoxidase yields the protein MAQHSVARMWNEAQLAAIRKDFGRPTVQARNLWHVSLAMYDAWAVFNPDAETYLLGKTLNDFKCPFKGFPKPSNINKATNEAISYAAYRVLHHRYKGSPNYNNITKIQFNKLFNQLGYDTTFTSTDYSTGSAAALGNYIGQCVIDYGLQDGSNESAKHANPLYQPINPPMVVAHSGNPTIIDPNRWQPLTLDLFIDQNGNVMTGTTPPFLSAEWGRVLPFALKSSDRKTLSRDGFVYFIYDNPGPPPYLDTNKMAPSSEAFIWNFELVASWSGHLDPKDSVKWDISPASRGNIKSYPLKQEDYPDFYNFKEGGDPGKGYSKNPKTKRPYVPQIVPRGDYTRALAEFWADGPDSETPPGHWYTVFNYVSDHPKTKKKFGGKGPTLNDLEWDIKGYFTLGGSMHDAAITAWSIKGYYDYVRPISAIRKLGTLGQSSDPKLPNYHVGGLKLIPGIAELVLIGDSLAGKNNEHVGKVKLYSWKGGKFITNPKTQQAGTDWVLAENWVPYQRPTFVTPPFAAYISGHSIFSRTAAEVLTYLTGDPFFPGGMSEFVIKKNEFLVFEDGPSVNLTLQWATYRDASDQCSLSRIWGGIHPPADDIPGRLLGIKLGEAGFNKAKELFYNKKE from the coding sequence ATGGCCCAGCATTCCGTCGCAAGAATGTGGAATGAAGCACAATTAGCAGCAATAAGAAAAGATTTTGGAAGACCTACTGTACAAGCTCGCAATTTGTGGCATGTTTCTCTAGCTATGTATGATGCATGGGCTGTGTTTAACCCTGATGCAGAAACATATCTTCTGGGTAAAACACTAAACGATTTTAAATGCCCTTTTAAAGGATTTCCAAAGCCCTCTAATATTAATAAAGCAACTAATGAAGCAATAAGTTACGCAGCTTATAGAGTATTACACCATAGATATAAAGGTTCACCCAATTATAATAATATTACAAAAATTCAATTTAATAAACTGTTTAACCAATTAGGTTATGATACCACGTTTACATCAACCGATTATTCCACAGGATCAGCTGCTGCCCTGGGTAATTATATTGGACAATGTGTAATAGACTATGGCCTTCAAGATGGATCAAATGAATCAGCTAAACACGCAAATCCATTGTATCAACCCATTAATCCCCCAATGGTGGTTGCCCATTCCGGTAATCCAACCATAATAGACCCTAATCGCTGGCAACCTTTGACATTAGATCTCTTTATTGACCAGAATGGAAATGTAATGACTGGAACTACACCACCTTTTTTAAGTGCTGAATGGGGGCGAGTATTACCATTTGCATTAAAATCAAGCGACAGAAAAACTTTATCTCGTGATGGTTTTGTATATTTTATTTATGATAATCCAGGTCCCCCGCCCTATTTAGATACCAACAAGATGGCGCCATCTTCAGAAGCTTTTATATGGAATTTTGAATTAGTGGCATCATGGTCCGGTCACCTGGATCCAAAAGATAGCGTAAAATGGGATATTTCACCTGCCAGCAGGGGTAATATTAAATCTTACCCACTCAAACAAGAAGATTATCCTGATTTTTATAATTTTAAAGAAGGTGGCGATCCGGGAAAAGGATATTCAAAAAATCCAAAAACTAAACGTCCTTATGTTCCCCAAATTGTTCCAAGAGGAGATTATACCAGAGCATTGGCAGAGTTTTGGGCAGATGGTCCAGATTCCGAAACGCCTCCCGGTCATTGGTATACTGTGTTCAATTATGTGTCAGATCACCCTAAGACCAAAAAGAAATTTGGTGGTAAAGGGCCCACTCTTAATGATTTGGAATGGGATATCAAAGGTTATTTTACACTAGGTGGCAGTATGCATGATGCTGCCATTACTGCGTGGAGTATAAAGGGTTATTACGATTATGTTAGACCCATTTCTGCGATTCGTAAACTAGGTACTCTGGGACAATCCTCAGATCCAAAATTGCCAAATTATCATGTCGGTGGATTAAAACTCATTCCAGGAATTGCAGAACTTGTTCTAATTGGAGATTCTCTGGCAGGAAAAAATAATGAACATGTAGGAAAAGTCAAATTATATTCCTGGAAAGGTGGCAAATTCATTACCAATCCTAAAACCCAACAAGCTGGAACAGATTGGGTATTGGCAGAAAACTGGGTACCATACCAACGGCCTACATTTGTAACACCACCTTTTGCTGCTTATATCTCAGGGCATTCTATATTCTCAAGAACTGCTGCGGAGGTTCTAACGTACTTGACCGGAGATCCATTTTTCCCCGGAGGAATGTCTGAATTTGTTATAAAGAAAAATGAATTTTTAGTATTTGAGGATGGCCCTAGTGTTAATTTAACTTTACAATGGGCCACTTATAGAGATGCATCAGATCAATGCAGTTTATCAAGAATTTGGGGTGGAATCCATCCACCTGCCGATGATATCCCAGGTCGGTTACTTGGCATAAAATTAGGAGAGGCCGGATTTAATAAAGCAAAAGAACTATTTTACAATAAAAAAGAATAG